Sequence from the Deltaproteobacteria bacterium genome:
TATATATTTTTCGTAACTTTCCACGGCATCTCGAAACCGGCCCTGCCAATAATGGAAAAACATGCTGAAAATCACGGCCGAACGATGGAGGCCGGGATCATCGATCTGTTGGGACATGATCCAGCCTTCATCAAAATATTTCAAGGCCGTCTGAAAATCGGAGCGCAGCCATTCATGCTTGGCCAGGTGCATTTTTAGAAGGGCCTGGCAGGAATGCAGGTTGGGGGCATCGGCCCGTTTGATGGCCCCAAGAATCGTTGAGTTGACCCGGTCGGCATCGAGGGTTGCCGTCGAGATTTTGGAATATTGGAGGGCGGTTTCAATAAGCAGACGGTCGGCTGCCTGGCCTTTAAGGCTTTTCAGGTCTTCGACGGCCTTTTCATAATATTTCAAGGCCTCTTGATGACGGAAGATCCTCCGGAAATAATTACCCTCATCGATCAGACGCCGGCAGCCTTCCAGATCGTTGGACAGGTGGAGAAAGAGCTGGCCCATGAGACGATCCCTTTGATCGTCTTCCGGAAGCTCCCGGATCAGAATCCGTATGGCCCGGCGATAAAGCTTTTCTCTTTCTTTTGAGGGGATGGTTGTCAAAAGATCCTGCTGTTTTTGCGAATCAGTGAAGTGGAACAGGCCCGGGCCGACCTGGGTGAGCCATTTGGCCCGGAGCCCCTGGTCGAGGGCCTGAAGAAGGTGGGAAGGTTTTTCCTCGGATATCTCCTGGAGCCAGTCGATTGAAAAATCCCCTTTAAACAAGGCGGCCAGGGCAAAAATCCGCTGGTCGCCGGAGATGGCTTTACCAGGGGTGACCTCTTTTTGTCCCATAGTATCCTCTCATATTTCGGATTTTAGATTTCGGATTTCGGAATTTAAAGAAACTCCCCTTCGGAATTCATTATTCAATATTCGCATTTTCATGCTTCGTGGCGCCCGCTCCGCGCATAAGGGCATAATACGAAAATAGGATTTGTTTTATGTAGCACAGCCGCCCTCGGCTGTTTCCACTAATAACAGGCCTGTTCTACATAATCTTAAGCCCATTTTCATGCTTCGTGGTGGCGCCCGGGTTGGGGGTTACGGCTCTTTATGACGACTGCCCGGTAAGGGTAGCTCAGAAAGGCGAGCCTGTCAACCCTGGATTAAACGAAAAGTCGTCTCTGAGACGATATTTCGTCTATCATTGGAAACAGAAAAAAGGCTTTGCTCTTTATTGTAGTTGATATAATTAACATTTTAGTTGATGTCCTGGGTTGGCCGATTTATTGCTTAGCTCATTAATCATGATCCGTATTGAAGAACATTTCAACAAGACGGAAACGGTCGAGCTGAGGGTTGAAGGTCGATTGGATAGGGAGTCTCTCCCGGCCTTACGCCAGGTGTGTGCACGGCATTTGGAAGCCGGCAAAAAGGTCCGTTTGCATTTGGGCGGGCTCAACCACACCGGGCAGGACGGATTGGACTTTCTGCGGAGCATCCGGGACCGGGTGCTTTTCCTGGAGCTGAACGAGTATTTCAAAATGGCCATCTACGATACGGATCAACCCGTCAACCCAAAACCTTTCGTCCTCGAGACCGACGACGAGGACGGATCATCAACCAGAAAAGGGTAACGCGCAATGGACATACTGGTCCAAACCCTGGCTAACGGCATAATGGGGTCCCTGATATTGATCCTGGTAGCCTCGGGTCTTTGCCTGATCTTCGGCATCATGCATATCGTTAATTTCGCCCACGGCGAGTTTTATATGCTGGGCGGATTCGGGGCCTGGCTTTTTTTTGACGGCCAGATCATTCCCCTGATCGGTCCTCCCACGATCCGTTATCTTACGGCTATCGCCTTGACCGCAGTGCTGGTGGCCTTTTTGGGCATTATTGTCGAAAGGTTCATCTTTCGTCGTTTTCGGGGAAACCTTCAGGCCATCATCATCGTTTCCTTCGGACTGATGCTCATTCTGCAGGCCACGGCCCTGGTCTCCTTTGGGGTAACCGATAAGGCCTTCGGGTCACCTTTCAGCGGCTATCTCCCAATAGGCTCTGTTTCTGTCTCAGGGGAACGGCTGGCGGCGATTGTCTGCGGTCTGGTTTTCATCCTGGCCATGTATTTTTGGGTCTTTAGAACCAAATTAGGCAA
This genomic interval carries:
- a CDS encoding branched-chain amino acid ABC transporter permease, with the translated sequence MDILVQTLANGIMGSLILILVASGLCLIFGIMHIVNFAHGEFYMLGGFGAWLFFDGQIIPLIGPPTIRYLTAIALTAVLVAFLGIIVERFIFRRFRGNLQAIIIVSFGLMLILQATALVSFGVTDKAFGSPFSGYLPIGSVSVSGERLAAIVCGLVFILAMYFWVFRTKLGKAMRAVAQDSEAALVQGIDIRLVFSLAMGIGCALAAVGGALVGPIFYVNPYMGVEPIMKAFVVVILGGMGSLFGAIIGGFIIGMTESFMATYVSSHGAMLAVFLLLIAVLLIKPTGMFGHEE